Proteins found in one Mucilaginibacter gracilis genomic segment:
- the uvrB gene encoding excinuclease ABC subunit UvrB, translated as MDFKITSQYKPTGDQPEAIRQLVQGINNGDNYQTLLGVTGSGKTFTVANIIEQTQKPTLILSHNKTLAAQLYGEFKQFFPENAVNYFVSYYDYYQPEAFIPSSNTYIEKDLQINEEIEKLRIRTTSALMSGRRDVIVVSSISCIYGMGNPEDFANSVFRFAVGTRISRNAFLHRLVEILYARTTADFRRGNFRVKGDVVDIWPANMDYAYRVSFFGDDIEELTTFDPTTGKTVEKMQNMVVYPANLYVAPRERFQQSVWEIQAELESRKKQFIDDGRFLEAKRLEERVNYDLEMIRELGYCSGIENYSRFFDGRQPGARPFCLLDYFPDDYLMVIDESHVTVPQIRAMYGGDRSRKISLVEYGFRLPAALDNRPLNFQEFERLAPQTVYVSATPGDFELEKSAGVVVEQVIRPTGLLDPVIEVRPVINQVDDLLDEVDKTIKLGDRILVTTLTKRMAEELAKYMDRLGIKCRYIHSEVKTLQRVEILRGLRLGEFDVLIGINLLREGLDLPEVSLVAILDADKEGFLRSERSLIQTIGRAARNDRGRVIMYADKITDSMRITMEETNRRRDIQIAYNLEHGITPTTVGKSREAIIEQTSVVDFKGGIQYAYVENTAQTIAADPIVQYMTKAELKKSIENTKKEMLAAAKGMDFLMAAKLRDEMFALEKMMEEKFS; from the coding sequence ATGGATTTTAAAATCACATCCCAATATAAACCCACCGGCGATCAGCCCGAAGCTATACGCCAACTGGTGCAGGGCATTAATAATGGCGATAATTACCAAACCTTATTGGGTGTTACAGGCTCGGGCAAAACATTTACCGTTGCCAATATTATTGAGCAAACTCAAAAACCCACGCTTATTTTAAGCCACAATAAAACCCTGGCTGCGCAGCTTTACGGCGAGTTTAAACAGTTTTTTCCGGAAAACGCGGTAAACTATTTCGTGTCGTATTACGATTACTACCAGCCCGAAGCCTTTATACCATCATCCAATACCTATATCGAAAAAGATCTTCAGATAAACGAGGAGATAGAAAAACTACGTATCCGCACTACATCGGCTTTAATGTCGGGCCGCCGGGATGTTATTGTGGTATCGTCCATTTCCTGCATTTATGGTATGGGTAACCCGGAGGATTTTGCCAATTCCGTTTTCCGCTTTGCAGTGGGTACACGCATTAGCCGCAATGCATTTTTGCATCGCCTGGTAGAGATACTATACGCACGCACCACGGCCGATTTTCGCCGCGGAAATTTCCGCGTAAAGGGCGATGTGGTTGATATATGGCCCGCCAACATGGACTATGCTTACCGGGTTTCGTTTTTTGGTGATGATATTGAAGAGCTAACCACTTTTGACCCAACCACCGGCAAAACTGTCGAAAAAATGCAGAACATGGTGGTTTACCCTGCCAACCTGTACGTTGCCCCGCGCGAGCGTTTCCAGCAATCCGTTTGGGAAATACAGGCCGAGCTGGAGAGCCGTAAAAAACAATTTATTGATGATGGCCGTTTTTTAGAAGCCAAACGTTTGGAAGAACGGGTTAATTACGATTTAGAAATGATACGCGAACTGGGCTATTGCTCGGGCATCGAAAATTATTCGCGCTTTTTTGATGGCCGCCAGCCCGGCGCACGGCCTTTTTGTTTGCTGGATTACTTTCCGGACGATTATTTGATGGTGATTGACGAGAGCCATGTTACCGTGCCGCAAATAAGGGCCATGTACGGCGGCGATAGGTCGCGCAAAATATCATTGGTTGAGTATGGTTTCCGCCTGCCTGCCGCCCTGGATAACCGCCCGCTAAACTTCCAGGAGTTTGAGCGCCTGGCACCGCAAACCGTTTACGTTAGTGCAACCCCCGGCGATTTCGAACTCGAAAAATCGGCAGGTGTGGTTGTTGAGCAAGTAATACGCCCAACCGGCCTGCTCGATCCTGTTATTGAAGTGCGCCCAGTAATTAACCAGGTAGACGACTTGCTTGACGAGGTGGATAAAACCATTAAACTGGGCGACCGCATACTGGTAACCACCCTAACCAAACGCATGGCCGAAGAACTGGCTAAATATATGGACAGGCTGGGTATTAAATGCCGCTACATACACTCCGAAGTAAAAACCCTGCAACGGGTTGAAATACTGCGCGGCTTACGCTTGGGCGAATTTGATGTGCTGATAGGCATTAACCTTTTACGCGAAGGATTGGATTTACCCGAAGTATCGCTCGTGGCTATTTTAGATGCCGATAAAGAAGGCTTTTTACGCTCCGAACGCTCGCTGATACAAACCATTGGCCGCGCTGCCCGTAACGACAGGGGCCGCGTAATTATGTACGCCGATAAAATTACCGACTCGATGCGGATAACGATGGAAGAAACCAACCGCCGCCGGGATATACAAATTGCCTATAACCTGGAGCATGGCATCACGCCTACCACGGTTGGCAAATCGCGCGAGGCTATTATTGAGCAAACATCTGTGGTTGATTTTAAAGGAGGTATACAATACGCTTACGTTGAAAATACGGCCCAGACTATTGCCGCCGACCCCATTGTTCAATACATGACCAAGGCCGAACTAAAAAAATCGATAGAAAACACCAAAAAAGAAATGCTTGCCGCCGCCAAAGGCATGGACTTTTTAATGGCCGCCAAACTACGCGACGAAATGTTTGCATTGGAAAAAATGATGGAAGAAAAGTTTTCTTGA
- a CDS encoding serine hydrolase yields MQGEYLQGFNGNVLIAKSGKIIFQRSFGYRNFSMMQPLNNSSVFELASVSKQFTAAGILLLKAKGKLHLNDTLGMYFPQLPYSKVTIYQLLTHTSGLPDYLDVMDTVWNHHKIAFNNDVVQFLAIHRPPLYFAPGSRYDYSNTGYVLLASIIEKLTGETYNEYLQRNIFKPLHMDSTKVYNTRRSNRDSIANYAYGAVLSNNTGNYMLPDSLKQYDFVYWLDGVTGDGTVNSTTGDLLKWENALLHHRMLNEKNQTDMLSPHTLTDTLNKRFYGFGVELGKDELGQFITHNGSWPGYSTVLSHYYNGDYTIIVLSNNQFNSTGISRTLAYLLNGKSVVMPYIHKAISLDTSILNRYVGKYAFPLAKLELVEHSGKLYRHLPGRSAASDVELKPESFTKFFYANKADVQLEFELNEKKQITGVFVINCGIKSRGAKIN; encoded by the coding sequence ATGCAGGGCGAATACTTGCAAGGGTTTAATGGCAATGTGTTGATTGCAAAAAGTGGCAAAATAATCTTTCAACGATCATTTGGTTACCGAAATTTCAGCATGATGCAACCACTTAATAACTCGTCTGTTTTTGAATTGGCATCCGTTTCCAAGCAATTCACAGCCGCAGGTATTTTATTACTTAAAGCAAAGGGAAAGCTTCATTTAAATGATACATTGGGTATGTATTTCCCACAACTTCCATATTCAAAAGTTACCATTTACCAGCTACTAACGCATACTTCGGGACTACCAGATTATTTAGATGTGATGGATACCGTATGGAATCATCACAAAATTGCTTTTAATAATGATGTTGTGCAGTTTTTGGCAATCCATCGGCCACCCTTATATTTTGCACCAGGCTCCCGGTATGATTATTCAAATACCGGGTATGTCCTTCTGGCCAGCATTATTGAAAAACTGACCGGTGAAACTTATAACGAATATCTGCAACGGAACATTTTTAAACCCTTGCATATGGATAGTACAAAAGTGTACAACACGCGAAGGTCAAACCGAGACAGTATTGCCAACTATGCCTACGGCGCAGTTTTAAGCAATAATACTGGCAATTACATGTTGCCTGATAGTTTAAAGCAGTATGACTTTGTATATTGGTTAGATGGCGTTACCGGAGACGGAACAGTAAATTCAACCACGGGTGATCTGCTCAAATGGGAAAATGCATTGCTGCATCACCGGATGCTTAATGAAAAAAATCAAACTGATATGCTTTCGCCGCACACGCTTACCGATACTCTTAATAAACGCTTTTATGGTTTTGGTGTAGAACTTGGAAAAGATGAGTTAGGGCAATTTATAACACATAATGGATCATGGCCGGGTTATTCAACAGTACTTAGCCACTATTATAACGGCGACTATACTATTATCGTTTTATCCAATAATCAGTTTAATTCAACAGGTATATCCAGAACTTTAGCTTATTTATTGAATGGTAAATCAGTTGTAATGCCTTATATCCACAAAGCAATCTCGTTAGATACTTCTATACTGAATAGATATGTTGGAAAATATGCCTTTCCATTAGCAAAATTGGAACTTGTAGAGCACTCTGGGAAATTATATCGCCATCTGCCCGGACGTAGTGCAGCTTCTGATGTTGAGTTAAAACCAGAATCATTCACCAAATTTTTTTATGCCAATAAGGCGGATGTTCAACTTGAATTTGAACTGAACGAAAAAAAACAAATAACTGGCGTATTTGTAATTAATTGCGGTATTAAATCCAGGGGGGCAAAAATCAATTAA
- a CDS encoding YjjG family noncanonical pyrimidine nucleotidase yields the protein MNKIYQHIFFDLDHTIWDFDKNAEETLQELYVVYKLGELGLPSAEVFIETYTRNNHQLWADYHVGKITKEALRETRFKKTFLDLGLRPEVIPLQFEDDYVNICPTKTNLFEGAHQTLQYLHGKYTMHLITNGFKESQAMKIKGAGIGQYFDQIIVSEDVGVNKPDPAIFKHALHLAGAEKESSLMIGDSVEADIRGALGFGMDAIYFNPAGLVKPADVPLQISSLNELTLLL from the coding sequence ATGAACAAAATATACCAACACATCTTCTTCGATCTCGATCATACCATTTGGGACTTTGACAAAAACGCTGAGGAAACTTTGCAGGAGCTTTATGTGGTTTACAAATTAGGCGAATTGGGTTTACCTTCTGCCGAAGTTTTTATTGAAACTTATACCCGCAACAACCACCAGCTTTGGGCCGATTACCACGTGGGCAAAATAACTAAGGAAGCACTGAGGGAAACCCGGTTCAAAAAAACTTTCCTCGATTTAGGTTTGAGGCCCGAAGTGATACCCTTGCAGTTTGAGGATGACTATGTTAACATTTGCCCAACTAAAACCAACCTTTTTGAGGGTGCGCACCAAACTTTGCAATATTTGCACGGCAAGTATACCATGCACTTGATAACCAATGGTTTTAAAGAATCGCAGGCGATGAAAATTAAGGGTGCCGGTATTGGTCAATATTTCGACCAGATCATCGTATCCGAAGACGTAGGGGTTAACAAACCCGACCCGGCAATATTTAAACATGCTTTACATTTGGCCGGGGCCGAAAAGGAAAGCAGTTTGATGATTGGCGACAGCGTTGAAGCCGATATTCGCGGGGCACTGGGCTTTGGTATGGATGCCATATACTTTAACCCCGCCGGCCTAGTTAAACCTGCCGATGTGCCTTTGCAAATAAGCAGTTTAAATGAATTAACTTTGTTGCTATGA
- a CDS encoding DinB family protein: MSIASLKKTLENTLMEYRRRLDVIPDSEFNATPPGGGWSYGEVYSHILQANLASLVAIERCANGTGKIDDKRLGLPAQFIFLVGSFPIKFKAPEKIAAQVNNIGKEEARNLLVKLKTRIEQLAPVINKSSTFSKIKHPSLGLLNAKQWLRFIDIHTRHHLKQLNRIEKKFKGG; the protein is encoded by the coding sequence ATGAGTATCGCTTCGCTAAAAAAAACGCTCGAAAATACGTTGATGGAATACCGCCGCCGTTTGGATGTTATACCAGATAGTGAGTTTAACGCTACGCCGCCGGGTGGTGGCTGGAGCTATGGCGAAGTATATTCGCATATTTTGCAGGCCAATTTGGCCTCGCTTGTGGCTATAGAGCGTTGCGCCAACGGCACCGGTAAAATTGATGATAAGCGCCTGGGTTTGCCGGCGCAGTTTATTTTTTTGGTTGGCTCGTTCCCCATAAAATTTAAGGCGCCCGAAAAAATTGCCGCCCAGGTTAACAATATTGGTAAAGAAGAAGCCCGCAATTTGCTGGTTAAACTCAAAACAAGAATAGAGCAGTTGGCGCCTGTTATAAACAAATCGTCTACGTTTAGTAAAATAAAACATCCGAGTTTGGGGCTGCTTAATGCAAAGCAATGGTTGAGGTTTATTGATATACATACGCGGCACCATTTAAAGCAGTTAAACCGTATTGAAAAAAAATTTAAGGGTGGGTGA